The genomic window GCACCGGCGGCGTGGTCGCCGTGTCGGGCCCGGTCGATCTCGTGACCGACGGCGAGCGGGTCGTGCGGATCCACGGCGGCGACGCGCTTCTCACCCGCGTCACCGGCGGCGGCTGCTCGCTCGGCGCGGTGATGGCCGCGCTGCTCGGCGTGTGCGCCCCGCTCGAGGCCGCCGTGGCGGCATCCGCTCTCTACGCGGTCGCCTCGGAACGCGCCGCGGCGCGGTCAGAGGGGCCGGGGTCGTTCGCCGTGGCGTTCCTCGACGCGCTCGACGCCGTGGCGGCGGCGCCCGCCGAACTCGATGCGCGCGTCGCCGACGCGCTCGTGGCTCGATGACCCGCGCTGCCGGGAGCCTCGCGGTGCATCTCGTGACCGACGACCGCCTGCCGTTCGACCGGCTGCTCGACGTCGTCGACGCCGCGGTCGGGGCAGGAGTCGACGTGGTGCAGCTGCGCGCCAAGTCCGTCAGCGCGCGCGAGCTGCTGCGGCAGGCGGTGGTGATGGCGGACGTCGTCGACCGCCGCTGCCTGCTGCTGGTCAACGACCGTGTCGACGTGGCCGTGGCCGCGCGCGATGCCGGAGCGCGCGTCGACGGCGTCCACCTCGGCCAGGGCGACCTCCCGCCCGAGACGGCCCGACGCCTCCTCGGGGCGCACGCCATCATCGGATGGACGGCGAACTCGCCGGAGCACGCGGCCGCGGCATCCGCTCTGCCTTCGGGCGTGGTCGACTACCTCGGAGTCGGCGTGATCCGGCCGACCTCCACCAAACCCGACCACCCTCCGGCGCTCGGCATCGACGGCTTCGCCGCGTTCGCGACGAGCACGACCGCACCCTGCGTCGCGATCGGCGGAGTGCGTGTGAGCGACGTCGCCCCGCTGCGGGAAGCGGGTGCAGCGGGCATCGCGGTGGTCTCGGAGATCTGCGCGGCCGCCGATCCCGCAGCGGCCTCACACGCGCTCCGCACCGCCGCCGACGCGCGCACGCTCGGCGCCGAGGCGGTGGCGCGGTGAGCGGGTTCGTCACGCAAACCGCGACGGCGACGACGCCCCAGCGCGGGCAGGCGATCCCGCGCGTGCTGAGCATCGCCGGCACCGACCCGACGGGCGGCGCGGGCATCCAGGCAGACCTCAAGTCCATCGCCGCGCTGGGCGGCTACGGCATGGCGGTGGTGACCGCCCTCGTCGCGCAGAACACGCGCGGCGTGCGCGAGGTGCACGTGCCGCCGGTGGCGTTCCTCGTCGCGCAGCTCGACGCCGTGTCGGATGACGTCGAGATCGACGCGGTGAAGATCGGGATGCTCCAGTCGGCCGAGATCATCGGCGCCGTGCGCGAGTGGCTCGACCGCGTGCGCCCGCCCATCGTGGTGCTCGACCCGGTCATGGTGGCCACGAGCGGCGACCGGCTGCTCGACCCCACCGCCGAGGACGCGCTGCGCGCACTCGCGAGCGAGGCGGACCTCATCACTCCGAACCTCGCCGAGCTCGCCGTGCTCGTGCGTCGCCCACGAGCGACGACATGGGGGCAGGCGCTCGCCGACGCGCGGGCCCTGGCGAGCGCGACGGGAACGGCCGTGCTGCTCAAGGGCGGGCATCTCGACGACGCCGACTGCCCCGATGCGGTCGTCGCGGCCGACGGCGCGGTCCACGAGGTGGGCGGCATCCGCGTCGCGACCCGCAACACACACGGCACGGGCTGCTCGCTCTCGTCGGCGATGGCGACCCTGCGCGCGGACGGTGCGACATGGCCCGACGCCCTGGTGCGCGCGAAGACCTGGCTCACCGGCGCACTCGCGCACGCCGATGCGCTGGGTGTGGGTGAAGGCAGCGGCCCGATCGACCACTTCCATGAACAGCGGGTCGCGGCATCCCGCCCCGCCGCGTCGTGGTCGGCACAGGCGTGGGAGGCCGCCATCACCGTGCGCGCCGACGTCGACGCCCTCGACTTCGTCCGAGGGCTGGCGGACGGCAGCCTGCCGCGCGCGACGTTCCTGCGCTACCTCGCCCAGGACGCGCTCTACCTCGGCGAGTACTCCCGCGTGCTGGCGAAGGCGAGCGCGCTCGCGCCGAGCTCCGAGGAGCAGGCGTTCTGGGCGCGCGCGGTCGAATCCTCGATCGTCGAGGAGCGACGGCTGCACGAGTCGCATCTCGGGACGGCCGCGGACACACCCGCGCCGCAGACCCTGGCCTACACGAACCACCTGCACGCCTCGACGCGGTCCTACGGGGAGCTCGTCGCCGCGCTGCTGCCGTGCTTCTGGCTGTACACCGACCTCGGCCTCCGCCTGGCGGCCCGGCGCCACGACGGGCACCCGTACGACGACTGGCTCGCGACGTACGGCGACCCGGGGTTCACGGCCGCGACCGCGCGTGCGGCAGAGATCGCCGACGCAGCGGCGCGAGAGGCCGGACCGCAGGAGCGCGCGCGCATGAGCGCCGCGTTCGCCCGCTCGATGGAGCACGAGCGGGAGTTCTTCGCCCGCGTGTGACCATCGGGCGCACGGCGGGCGCCCGCCCGACAGGCAGGAGATCCGGCGGAAGCAGGACGAATCGCCTCGGATCGCCCTGTTCTCGCCGGATCTCCCGTTCGCGCGGAGCGGTCAGGCGTCCGCCCCGTGCTCGACGTCCGCCGCGCCCACGATGATCGGGATCGTGGAGGTGACGGTCGGCACCGAGGCCGACAGCAGCGATCCGTCCTCCCGGCGGGCGTCGCCGAGCTCGCGGAGCGACGGACGCCCGGCGATGACGGGACCCTGTCCGTCGAGGCGCGCGACGATCTCTTCGCCCGCGCCGACGACGTAGCCGACACCGCGCACGCTGAAGCCGACGGGCTCGCCCTCGGTCGCGCGCACGCGCAGCTCGTCGCGGGTGACGGTGACGACCAGGCGCGTGCCGTGCCAGTGCAGCACGAACTCGAGCGACGGCCACGTGGCGGGCAGGCGCGGGTCGAACGACAGCTCGCCGAAGTGGTCGCGCATGCCCCCGAAGCCCGAGACCAGCGCCGTCCAGACGCCGCCCGCGGACGCCACGTGCACGCCGTCGGCCGCGTTGTGGTGCAGGTCGCCGAGGTCGACGAAGATCGACTCCCGGAAGTACTCCAGCGCCAGATCCTGATAGCCGACCTCGGCCGCGAGGATCGCCTGCACGACCGCCGACAGCGTCGAGTCGCCCGTGGTCAGCGGGTCGTAGTACTCGAAGTCGGCGAGCTTGTCTTCATCCGAGAAGTGGTTGCCCTGGAGGAACAGCGCGAGCACCACGTCGGCCTGCTTGAGCACCTGGTACCGGTAGATGACGAGCGGGTGGAAGTGCAGCAGGAGCGGGCGCTTGTCGGGCGGCGTGTTCTCGAGGTCCCAGATCTCCCGCTCCAGGAACACGTGATCCTGTGGATGGATGCCGAGTCCCGGGCTGAACGGGATGTGCATGGCCTCGGCGGCCCGCTCCCACGCCTCGGGCTCGCCGGGCTCCAGCGCGAGACGGTCGACCATCTGGCGGTAGACCTCGCCGTCGACGTCGGCCATGTCGCGCACGGTGCGCGCCGCGAAGCGCAGGTTGAACCGCGCCATGACGTTCGTGAACAGGTTGTCGTTGACGACGGTGGTGTACTCGTCGGGGCCGGTGACGCCGTGGATGTGGAAGGTGTCGCCCTCGCCGTCGACCACCCCGTCGTTCGAGCGCCAGAAGCCGAGGGTCGCCCACAGCCGCGCCGTCTCGACAGCGATGTCGACGCCCTCCCGGTAGAGGAACTCGTCGTCGCCCGTCGCCCGCACGTACTTGGCGAGCGCATAGCTGACGTCGGCGTTGATGTGGTACTGCGCCGTGCCGGCGGCGTAGTACGCGGATGCCTCTTCGCCGTTGATCGTCCGCCACGGGAACAGGGCTCCCGCTTCGTTCAGCTGGAACGCGCGCCTGCGGGCGGCGGGGAGCATGAGGTAGCGCATACGCAGGGCGTTGCGCGCCCACAGCGGCGTCGTGTAGGCGAGGAACGGGAGGACGTAGATCTCGGTGTCCCAGAAGTAGTGCCCGGAGTAGCCCGACCCCGTCATGCCCTTGGCCGGAACGCCCTGGCCGTCCGCGCGGGCCGTCGCCTGCGCGAGCTGGAACAGGCACCAGCGCGTGGCCTGCTGCAGGTCGCCGTGGCCGCCGATGCGCACATCCGAGCGCTGCCAGAACTCTTCCAGCCATGCCCGCTGCCGCGCCTCGATCGCCCCGACGCCCTCTGCGAGGGCGCGGTCGAGCGTCCGACGGCAGCGGTCGACGAGCTCGCGCGAGGGCACGCCGCGGGAGGTGTGGTAGCTGACGAGCTTGGTGACCCGCACCGGCACCCCGGCCTTGGCCTGCACACGGAACACGTTCTTGGCGATGTCGGGTTCGATGAGCGTGCGCGAGGTGTACTCGTTCTCGGTCTCGACCAGGTGGTCGGCGATCACGGCGACGGTCATCCCCGAGTCGGTGGCGCGGTACGACAGCGCCGAGCGCAGCTTGTCCTGCCAGTACTCCTGCGGCTGCAGCACCCGCTCGTGGAGCTTCTCGGTCTTGCGCGGGTCGAAACCGGCGCGCCTCGGCGCGGTGGGGGTTCCGCCGTAGACGTCCTCCCCGTCCTGCCGGTTGATCATCTGGCAGCTGACGGTGACCGGGGCGTCGGCGTTGAGCACCGTGACCTCGATCGTCATCACCGCGAGGTGCTTCTCTTCGAAGGAGACGAGCCGCTCCATGTCGATGACGACGTCCTTGCCCGACGGCGTCATCCATCGAACATGCCGGCGGAGCACGCCGTCGCGCATGTCGAGAGCGCGCTCGTACTCGCGGATGTCGGCCACATCGAGCGACAGCGGCTCGTCGTCGACGTACACGCGCATGACCTTCGCGTCGGGCGCGTTGACGATCGCCTGTCCCACCTCCGCGAAGCCGTACGCCTGCTCGGCGTGGCGGATCGGGAACGTCTCGTGGAAGCCGTTGATGAAGGTGCCCTGCTCGTGCGCGAAGCGCCCTTCGGGGTGATTGCCGCGCAGCCCGAGATAGCCGTTGCCGACGGCGAACAGCGTCTCGGTGACGCCGGCGTCGTCGAGGTCATACGACGACTCGACCAGTCGCCACTCGTCGACGGGGAAGCGGTCGCGGTCGATCATCGTACGAATTCCTCCAGGTCCTGGACCACGACGTGCGCCCCGGCGTCGATCAGGTCCTGCACACCGACACCGCGGTCGACACCCACCACGAGACCGAAGCCGCCGGCCGCCGCCGAGCGCACGCCGCTGATGGCATCCTCGACCGCGGCGCTGCGAGCGGGCTCGACCTGCAGCATCCGTGCCGCCTCCACGAACACGTCGGGCGCGGGCTTGGAGGCGAGGTGGTCGCGTTCGGCGATGACACCGTCCATCACGACCGTGAAGCGATCACGGATGCCGGCTGCCGCCAGCACCTCTTCCGCGTTCTTGGAGCTCGACACCACCGCGGCGGGTGTGCCGGCCGCGGCGAGCACATCGAGCAGGCGCAGGGACCCCGGATAGGCCTCGATGCCCTCGGCGCGCAGCACGCGCTCGAAGACGGCGTTCTTGCGGTTGCCGATGCCGCAGACCGT from Microbacterium sp. ProA8 includes these protein-coding regions:
- the thiE gene encoding thiamine phosphate synthase; translation: MTRAAGSLAVHLVTDDRLPFDRLLDVVDAAVGAGVDVVQLRAKSVSARELLRQAVVMADVVDRRCLLLVNDRVDVAVAARDAGARVDGVHLGQGDLPPETARRLLGAHAIIGWTANSPEHAAAASALPSGVVDYLGVGVIRPTSTKPDHPPALGIDGFAAFATSTTAPCVAIGGVRVSDVAPLREAGAAGIAVVSEICAAADPAAASHALRTAADARTLGAEAVAR
- the thiD gene encoding bifunctional hydroxymethylpyrimidine kinase/phosphomethylpyrimidine kinase, with the translated sequence MSGFVTQTATATTPQRGQAIPRVLSIAGTDPTGGAGIQADLKSIAALGGYGMAVVTALVAQNTRGVREVHVPPVAFLVAQLDAVSDDVEIDAVKIGMLQSAEIIGAVREWLDRVRPPIVVLDPVMVATSGDRLLDPTAEDALRALASEADLITPNLAELAVLVRRPRATTWGQALADARALASATGTAVLLKGGHLDDADCPDAVVAADGAVHEVGGIRVATRNTHGTGCSLSSAMATLRADGATWPDALVRAKTWLTGALAHADALGVGEGSGPIDHFHEQRVAASRPAASWSAQAWEAAITVRADVDALDFVRGLADGSLPRATFLRYLAQDALYLGEYSRVLAKASALAPSSEEQAFWARAVESSIVEERRLHESHLGTAADTPAPQTLAYTNHLHASTRSYGELVAALLPCFWLYTDLGLRLAARRHDGHPYDDWLATYGDPGFTAATARAAEIADAAAREAGPQERARMSAAFARSMEHEREFFARV
- a CDS encoding glycosyl hydrolase family 65 protein, which gives rise to MIDRDRFPVDEWRLVESSYDLDDAGVTETLFAVGNGYLGLRGNHPEGRFAHEQGTFINGFHETFPIRHAEQAYGFAEVGQAIVNAPDAKVMRVYVDDEPLSLDVADIREYERALDMRDGVLRRHVRWMTPSGKDVVIDMERLVSFEEKHLAVMTIEVTVLNADAPVTVSCQMINRQDGEDVYGGTPTAPRRAGFDPRKTEKLHERVLQPQEYWQDKLRSALSYRATDSGMTVAVIADHLVETENEYTSRTLIEPDIAKNVFRVQAKAGVPVRVTKLVSYHTSRGVPSRELVDRCRRTLDRALAEGVGAIEARQRAWLEEFWQRSDVRIGGHGDLQQATRWCLFQLAQATARADGQGVPAKGMTGSGYSGHYFWDTEIYVLPFLAYTTPLWARNALRMRYLMLPAARRRAFQLNEAGALFPWRTINGEEASAYYAAGTAQYHINADVSYALAKYVRATGDDEFLYREGVDIAVETARLWATLGFWRSNDGVVDGEGDTFHIHGVTGPDEYTTVVNDNLFTNVMARFNLRFAARTVRDMADVDGEVYRQMVDRLALEPGEPEAWERAAEAMHIPFSPGLGIHPQDHVFLEREIWDLENTPPDKRPLLLHFHPLVIYRYQVLKQADVVLALFLQGNHFSDEDKLADFEYYDPLTTGDSTLSAVVQAILAAEVGYQDLALEYFRESIFVDLGDLHHNAADGVHVASAGGVWTALVSGFGGMRDHFGELSFDPRLPATWPSLEFVLHWHGTRLVVTVTRDELRVRATEGEPVGFSVRGVGYVVGAGEEIVARLDGQGPVIAGRPSLRELGDARREDGSLLSASVPTVTSTIPIIVGAADVEHGADA
- a CDS encoding HAD-IA family hydrolase, which produces MAYDALPDLTAFDAVLFDLDGVLTPTAEVHMHAWQTMFEELFAAWDITPPYTERDYFDHLDGKKRYDGVASLLRSRDVEVPWGDPSDPPSADTVCGIGNRKNAVFERVLRAEGIEAYPGSLRLLDVLAAAGTPAAVVSSSKNAEEVLAAAGIRDRFTVVMDGVIAERDHLASKPAPDVFVEAARMLQVEPARSAAVEDAISGVRSAAAGGFGLVVGVDRGVGVQDLIDAGAHVVVQDLEEFVR